The Enterococcus rotai genome includes a window with the following:
- a CDS encoding MalY/PatB family protein codes for MVEFDTVYDRRNTNCSKWDSIKETYGEDDLLPLWIADMDFKANPPVLKALKDTAEQGILGYSPAPDSLYDAIQHWQKRHHDYSVSKEAILFNSGVVPSLSLAIQAYTKPGDAILIHDPVYPPFAKVVEQNDRKLVRSQLLTEQGHFVMDLTEMEKQIVAENIRLFILCNPHNPGGRVWTKSELEAFGKLCAKYDVLVISDEIHQDLIFAPHVFTTFSNVHPTFKDFSITLTAATKTFNLAGIKNSMIFIENPDLRKKFVAAQERNFQNEINIFGYVGTEAAYQNGDRWLSELLVYLKENIETVNDFLQAELPTVKMMRPEGTYLIWLDFSAYGLTDAQLQKQLIHIGKVVLNPGISFGPKGTQHMRLNVACPKETLFEGLRRIKASFE; via the coding sequence ATGGTAGAATTTGATACAGTTTATGATCGTCGTAATACAAATTGTTCTAAGTGGGACTCCATTAAAGAGACTTATGGAGAAGATGACTTGCTGCCTTTATGGATTGCCGATATGGATTTCAAAGCGAATCCACCTGTGCTAAAAGCATTGAAAGACACGGCCGAACAAGGGATTTTAGGTTACTCTCCTGCTCCTGATTCTTTATATGATGCCATTCAACATTGGCAAAAGCGTCACCATGATTATTCTGTTAGTAAAGAAGCAATTCTTTTCAACAGCGGTGTTGTTCCAAGTCTTTCTTTAGCTATTCAAGCTTATACTAAACCTGGTGATGCCATCTTGATTCACGATCCTGTGTATCCTCCATTTGCTAAAGTCGTTGAACAAAATGACCGTAAGCTGGTTCGTAGTCAGTTACTAACAGAACAAGGGCACTTTGTCATGGATCTTACAGAAATGGAAAAGCAAATCGTGGCTGAAAATATTCGCCTTTTTATTCTTTGTAACCCTCATAATCCAGGTGGACGCGTCTGGACTAAAAGTGAGCTGGAAGCTTTTGGTAAACTATGTGCCAAATATGATGTGCTTGTTATCAGCGATGAGATCCATCAAGACTTGATTTTTGCGCCACACGTGTTTACAACATTTTCAAATGTTCATCCGACATTTAAAGATTTCTCCATTACCTTAACTGCTGCAACAAAAACGTTTAATTTAGCTGGTATTAAAAACTCAATGATTTTTATTGAAAATCCTGATCTTCGAAAAAAATTCGTTGCCGCCCAAGAACGAAATTTCCAAAACGAGATTAATATTTTCGGTTATGTTGGGACAGAAGCTGCTTATCAAAATGGTGATCGTTGGTTATCAGAGTTGCTAGTTTATCTAAAAGAAAATATCGAAACTGTGAACGACTTTTTACAGGCAGAGCTTCCTACAGTCAAAATGATGCGCCCAGAAGGCACTTACTTAATATGGCTAGATTTTTCTGCCTACGGTTTGACTGATGCACAGCTGCAAAAACAACTGATTCATATCGGAAAAGTTGTGTTGAATCCAGGTATTTCTTTCGGTCCAAAAGGCACTCAACATATGCGTTTAAACGTTGCTTGTCCTAAGGAAACACTTTTTGAAGGTTTACGTAGAATCAAAGCTTCTTTTGAATAA
- a CDS encoding peptidylprolyl isomerase, producing the protein MSEFPQLDLANVKGPKAVIKTNRGDITVQLFPEHAPKTVENFVQLAKKGYYDGVIFHRVIPDFMIQGGDPTGTGMGGESIYGEKFEDEFSKDVFNLRGALSMANAGPNTNGSQFFIVNNQNVPANMFGQLEGAGFPTEVIEAYKKGGTPWLDFRHTVFGHVVEGMDVVDEIGGVQRDSQDRPTFDVVIDKVEISE; encoded by the coding sequence ATGTCAGAATTTCCACAATTAGATTTAGCAAATGTTAAAGGCCCTAAAGCCGTGATAAAAACCAACCGCGGAGATATTACTGTGCAACTTTTCCCAGAGCACGCACCAAAAACAGTTGAAAACTTTGTTCAACTTGCGAAAAAAGGGTACTATGATGGGGTGATTTTCCACCGTGTTATCCCTGATTTCATGATTCAAGGCGGTGATCCTACTGGAACAGGTATGGGCGGCGAAAGTATTTATGGTGAAAAATTTGAAGATGAGTTTTCTAAAGATGTCTTCAATTTACGTGGTGCACTATCAATGGCCAATGCTGGACCAAATACAAATGGCAGCCAATTTTTTATCGTAAACAACCAAAATGTACCTGCTAACATGTTTGGTCAATTAGAAGGTGCTGGCTTCCCTACAGAAGTGATTGAAGCATATAAAAAAGGTGGAACACCTTGGTTAGATTTCCGTCATACTGTTTTCGGCCATGTTGTTGAAGGCATGGATGTTGTCGATGAAATCGGCGGAGTACAAAGAGACTCTCAAGATCGTCCAACATTCGATGTCGTTATTGATAAAGTAGAAATCAGCGAGTAA
- a CDS encoding NAD(P)/FAD-dependent oxidoreductase: MSDSKNIYDLTIVGAGPVGLFAAFYAGIRKAKTKIIDSLPQLGGQLSTLYPEKYIYDVPGFPAIKASELIKNLEKQIAPFAHETCLEEEVRNLVQEDGYLRIETSKGIHYSKAVIFAIGNGSFQPRRLTIDGAAELEGNHVHYYVTDMNKFSGKKVAIAGGGDSAIDWALMLEPIAEKVSIIHRRPEFRGHEHSVDNLKNSEVSIYTPYVIDQLLVEDDSFKGIQLKETKADNFEKLDLDSLIINYGFTSSLGHLKDWGLDVSRNAIEVNSDMSTNIPGVYAVGDICNYDGKVKLIATGFGEAPTAVNNALHFIKPDARTQPMHSTSLFEGKEAKML, encoded by the coding sequence ATGTCTGATTCAAAAAACATTTATGATCTAACCATCGTCGGCGCAGGTCCGGTTGGCCTTTTCGCCGCTTTTTATGCAGGAATTCGTAAAGCCAAAACCAAAATAATCGATAGTTTGCCCCAACTTGGCGGACAATTATCTACGCTTTACCCTGAAAAATATATTTATGATGTCCCTGGTTTTCCAGCAATCAAAGCCAGTGAGTTGATCAAAAATTTAGAAAAACAAATTGCTCCTTTTGCTCATGAGACTTGTTTAGAAGAAGAAGTGAGAAATCTGGTACAGGAAGATGGCTACTTACGCATCGAAACATCAAAAGGTATTCATTACTCCAAGGCTGTTATCTTCGCTATCGGAAATGGTTCATTTCAACCACGACGTTTAACGATTGATGGAGCAGCTGAACTTGAAGGAAATCATGTTCATTATTATGTAACGGATATGAATAAATTTTCAGGTAAGAAAGTCGCAATTGCAGGTGGTGGTGATTCCGCAATTGATTGGGCTTTAATGTTAGAGCCAATCGCAGAAAAAGTTTCCATTATCCATCGTCGTCCAGAATTTCGTGGACATGAACATAGCGTAGATAATTTAAAGAATTCTGAAGTTTCGATCTACACACCTTATGTCATTGATCAACTTTTAGTTGAAGATGACTCGTTTAAAGGAATCCAATTAAAAGAAACGAAAGCAGATAACTTTGAAAAACTTGATTTAGATTCTTTAATTATCAACTACGGTTTCACTTCATCATTAGGTCATTTAAAAGATTGGGGCTTAGATGTTAGCCGCAATGCAATCGAAGTCAACTCTGATATGTCGACAAATATCCCTGGTGTTTATGCCGTTGGTGATATTTGCAACTATGATGGAAAAGTCAAACTGATTGCAACTGGTTTTGGTGAAGCACCGACTGCTGTCAATAATGCATTGCACTTTATTAAACCAGATGCTAGAACGCAACCAATGCATAGTACTAGTTTGTTTGAAGGAAAAGAAGCGAAAATGCTTTAA
- a CDS encoding DUF1450 domain-containing protein, giving the protein MNPLIECCEQNLAKGAELLLSDPFIEENGDVISYSCMNECVLCAQTYFVLFEGERITGTTPEELVENTKKAIILWQEEMG; this is encoded by the coding sequence ATGAATCCACTAATAGAATGTTGTGAACAAAATTTGGCTAAAGGAGCAGAGTTGTTGTTAAGTGACCCTTTTATTGAAGAAAATGGGGATGTGATCTCTTATTCTTGTATGAACGAATGCGTTCTTTGTGCCCAAACATATTTTGTTTTATTTGAAGGGGAGCGAATTACCGGGACTACTCCAGAAGAACTGGTTGAGAATACAAAAAAAGCCATTATACTTTGGCAAGAAGAAATGGGGTAA
- a CDS encoding phosphatidylglycerophosphatase A family protein → MKDRGVEMEDLAELVLFLQKPYIEDLDLATCIENIDSVLSKREVHNTIITGIQLDILAEEKKLLHPLQEILEEDEGLYGIDEILALSIVNVYGSIGFTNYGYIDKVKPGILAKLNSHEGPQVHTFLDDIVGAIAAAAASRLAHSQPDKSSITQ, encoded by the coding sequence TTGAAAGACCGTGGCGTTGAAATGGAAGATTTAGCTGAATTAGTTTTATTTTTACAAAAACCCTATATTGAAGACCTTGATCTGGCAACTTGTATTGAAAATATCGATAGCGTTCTATCTAAACGTGAAGTCCATAATACCATCATTACAGGTATCCAATTAGATATTTTAGCTGAAGAAAAAAAGTTACTTCATCCGTTACAAGAAATTCTAGAAGAAGATGAAGGTCTCTATGGAATCGATGAGATTTTGGCACTTTCGATCGTGAATGTTTATGGATCGATTGGATTTACCAACTACGGCTACATTGACAAAGTAAAACCAGGTATCTTAGCTAAATTGAATTCACATGAAGGACCACAAGTCCATACCTTTTTAGATGATATCGTTGGTGCAATTGCGGCAGCCGCAGCGAGTCGACTTGCCCATTCTCAACCAGATAAAAGTAGTATCACACAATAA
- a CDS encoding FeoB-associated Cys-rich membrane protein, with amino-acid sequence MATLILAVLIFGGAGYVVYSRIKKGKSCDDCHTTCPVKKEQGE; translated from the coding sequence ATGGCAACGTTGATTTTAGCAGTATTGATTTTTGGTGGAGCAGGATATGTTGTTTATTCTCGAATCAAAAAAGGGAAAAGCTGTGACGACTGTCATACGACCTGTCCTGTAAAAAAAGAACAAGGGGAATAA
- the feoB gene encoding ferrous iron transport protein B, whose translation MKEQHIALTGNPNSGKTTAFNALTGANQYVGNWPGVTVERKEGKLKKNKQITIQDLPGIYSLSPYTPEEVVARDYLLSGGPDVIVNIVDATNLERNLYLTTQLMETGIPVVVGLNMMDILDKTGRKINIEKLSYGLGVDVSGVSALKNRGLDELVKKAVKAAEIFPPELNYPTYDNRLEAALNEIMEVLGNSVLERQARWYSIKLFERDARVHEELELSEHQQKEIEEIIKITEQIFGDDSEAIVINERYEFITRLTALCAIEKNEITFSTSDKIDRIVTNRWLALPIFALIMWFVYYLAIQTVGTMGTDWINDELFGNIVPTTVEGLLASWHVAPWMQSLILDGIIAGVGAVLGFLPQLAVLFLCLGFLEDCGYMSRIAFVMDRLFRKFGLSGKSFIPMLIATGCGVPGVMASRTIENEKDRKMTIMVTTFMPCSAKLPIIALIAGAFFPKSSWVSPSAYFIGIAAIVLSGIALKKTRSFSGDPAPFIMELPAYHMPQLRGVLRHAYDRSKSFVKKAGTIIFVMSIIIWFTSTYTFTLQQATEDQSILANLGKVIAPLFAPLGWGTWQGAVATITGLVAKENVIGTFGILFGHLGEVSEDGVEVWSALQGAFTPVAAYSFLVFNLLCAPCFAAIGAIRREMGDWKWTWGAIGYQCGLAYIVSFIIYQFGHVIFENGQVGVGIIIAMLFVIIMGYYLIRKPKVAEAPVVTMATLERG comes from the coding sequence ATGAAAGAGCAACATATTGCGCTGACGGGAAATCCAAATAGTGGGAAAACAACAGCTTTCAATGCACTGACAGGTGCCAATCAATATGTAGGAAATTGGCCAGGAGTTACTGTTGAACGAAAAGAAGGTAAACTGAAAAAAAACAAACAAATAACGATTCAAGATTTACCTGGTATCTATTCCCTTTCTCCTTACACTCCAGAAGAAGTAGTTGCCAGAGATTATTTACTGAGCGGTGGACCAGATGTTATTGTCAATATTGTTGACGCGACAAACTTAGAACGAAACTTATATTTAACGACCCAATTGATGGAAACAGGTATTCCAGTTGTAGTTGGATTGAATATGATGGATATTCTGGATAAAACAGGTAGAAAAATCAATATTGAAAAACTTTCCTATGGTTTAGGTGTGGATGTATCTGGTGTTAGTGCTTTAAAAAATCGAGGACTAGATGAATTAGTAAAAAAAGCTGTAAAAGCTGCTGAAATTTTTCCTCCAGAGTTGAACTATCCAACGTATGATAATCGTTTAGAAGCAGCACTAAATGAAATCATGGAGGTTTTGGGAAATAGTGTATTGGAAAGACAAGCCCGTTGGTATAGCATTAAATTGTTTGAACGAGATGCTAGAGTTCATGAGGAACTTGAGTTAAGTGAACACCAACAAAAGGAAATAGAAGAAATCATCAAGATCACTGAACAAATCTTTGGTGATGATAGTGAAGCGATCGTGATCAATGAACGTTATGAGTTTATCACGCGTTTGACTGCTCTATGTGCAATTGAAAAAAATGAAATTACATTTAGTACAAGTGATAAAATCGACCGAATCGTAACCAATCGTTGGTTAGCCTTACCAATTTTTGCACTGATCATGTGGTTTGTTTATTATTTAGCAATTCAAACTGTGGGGACTATGGGCACTGACTGGATCAATGATGAATTATTTGGAAATATTGTGCCGACGACGGTTGAAGGTTTATTAGCAAGTTGGCATGTAGCACCGTGGATGCAAAGTTTGATTTTAGACGGGATCATCGCTGGAGTTGGCGCGGTCTTAGGTTTCTTACCACAGTTAGCTGTTTTATTCTTGTGTTTAGGTTTTCTAGAAGATTGTGGTTATATGTCAAGAATCGCTTTTGTGATGGATCGTTTATTTAGAAAATTTGGTCTATCAGGAAAATCGTTTATCCCGATGTTGATTGCAACAGGCTGTGGTGTACCAGGAGTTATGGCTAGTCGGACGATCGAAAATGAAAAGGATCGTAAGATGACGATTATGGTTACGACATTTATGCCTTGTTCAGCGAAATTACCGATTATTGCCTTGATTGCAGGGGCCTTTTTTCCAAAAAGTAGTTGGGTATCGCCATCCGCTTATTTTATTGGGATCGCAGCGATTGTGTTATCAGGGATTGCATTAAAGAAGACGCGTTCGTTTTCAGGAGATCCAGCACCATTTATCATGGAATTACCGGCGTATCATATGCCTCAATTACGTGGTGTTCTCCGTCATGCTTACGATCGTAGTAAATCATTTGTGAAAAAAGCCGGAACGATTATTTTTGTGATGAGTATCATCATTTGGTTTACGTCTACGTATACATTTACATTACAACAAGCCACTGAAGACCAAAGTATTTTGGCAAATTTAGGTAAAGTCATTGCACCATTATTTGCACCACTTGGCTGGGGTACTTGGCAAGGAGCTGTTGCTACAATCACAGGCTTAGTTGCTAAAGAGAATGTGATTGGTACATTTGGTATTTTGTTTGGTCATTTAGGTGAAGTATCAGAAGATGGTGTGGAAGTTTGGTCTGCATTGCAAGGCGCATTTACCCCCGTTGCTGCCTATTCATTTTTAGTCTTTAATCTATTATGTGCACCATGTTTTGCAGCGATTGGTGCAATTCGTAGAGAAATGGGTGATTGGAAATGGACTTGGGGGGCGATCGGGTATCAATGCGGTTTAGCTTATATAGTCAGTTTCATTATCTATCAGTTTGGGCATGTTATCTTTGAAAATGGCCAAGTTGGTGTAGGAATAATTATAGCGATGCTATTCGTAATCATTATGGGCTATTATCTAATTAGAAAACCAAAAGTAGCGGAAGCACCAGTTGTCACAATGGCAACATTAGAAAGAGGGTAA
- a CDS encoding FeoA family protein, with translation MLTLAQAKLNKVYTIEEIQAEGFAKKHLNNLGLVPGGKVVLVNYSSENGIVLLHNSRIAINLSVLKQIIIVEKSMNEENWVSLDQLTIGEKARVIGIHGQGAVKRRLMDMGLTKGVDLLVRKMAPLGDPIEINLRGYELTLRKNEAELVLVQKEGV, from the coding sequence ATGTTGACATTGGCACAAGCAAAGTTAAACAAGGTTTATACAATTGAAGAGATTCAGGCAGAAGGTTTTGCGAAGAAGCATTTGAATAATCTTGGTCTTGTGCCAGGAGGGAAAGTCGTGTTGGTAAATTATTCGAGTGAGAACGGTATTGTTTTGTTACACAATAGCCGAATTGCGATCAACCTATCTGTATTGAAACAGATTATTATAGTAGAAAAAAGTATGAATGAAGAAAATTGGGTGTCTCTCGACCAATTAACAATTGGGGAGAAAGCGCGTGTAATTGGTATTCATGGGCAAGGGGCTGTCAAAAGACGGTTGATGGATATGGGGCTGACAAAAGGTGTAGATTTACTTGTTAGAAAAATGGCGCCATTAGGAGATCCAATCGAAATCAATTTACGTGGCTATGAATTGACATTAAGAAAAAATGAAGCAGAACTAGTCTTGGTACAGAAAGAGGGGGTATAG
- the nrdH gene encoding glutaredoxin-like protein NrdH, which translates to MNVKIFSKNNCIQCKMAKRFLSENNIAFEEVNIDIQPDAIDWLKEQGFQSVPVITSDATTVVGFRPDQLKQLAS; encoded by the coding sequence ATGAACGTAAAAATCTTTTCTAAAAATAATTGTATCCAATGTAAAATGGCAAAACGCTTTTTGAGCGAGAATAATATAGCATTTGAAGAAGTAAATATCGATATCCAACCAGACGCAATCGACTGGTTAAAAGAACAAGGATTCCAAAGTGTTCCGGTTATCACTTCTGATGCTACAACAGTTGTAGGATTCCGTCCTGATCAATTAAAACAATTGGCTAGCTAA
- the nrdI gene encoding class Ib ribonucleoside-diphosphate reductase assembly flavoprotein NrdI translates to MKIVYFTVTGQTRRFIKKLDLAAYEIEPANPFFEINEPFVLVVPTYDQEITEVVNDFLDYKTNREHLQGVAGGGNLNFAELFVYTAKDIARDYNVPMLFAFEFSGTNEDVESFKKVVSELESKRN, encoded by the coding sequence ATGAAAATTGTTTATTTTACAGTCACCGGACAAACCAGACGCTTCATTAAAAAATTGGATTTAGCAGCTTACGAAATTGAGCCTGCGAATCCTTTTTTTGAGATAAATGAGCCTTTTGTCCTAGTCGTTCCTACTTATGACCAAGAAATCACTGAAGTAGTGAACGATTTTCTTGATTATAAGACCAATCGTGAACACTTACAAGGTGTAGCTGGCGGTGGTAATCTCAACTTTGCTGAATTATTTGTCTATACAGCAAAAGACATAGCACGCGATTACAATGTTCCAATGCTTTTTGCTTTTGAATTTAGCGGTACGAATGAAGATGTAGAATCCTTTAAGAAAGTAGTGAGTGAACTTGAGTCTAAAAGAAATTAA
- the nrdE gene encoding class 1b ribonucleoside-diphosphate reductase subunit alpha has product MSLKEIKDVSYFKLNNEINRPVDGQIPLHKDKEALEAFFQENVLPNTRTFNTIEEKINYLIENDYLETAFIEKYSMAFIEKLYTFLDEQQFEFKSFMAAYKFYSQYALKNNAGTEYLESYEDRVAFNALYFADGNEELALVLADEMIHQRYQPATPSFLNAGRKRRGELVSCFLIQVTDDMNSIGRSINSALQLSRIGGGVGITLANLREAGAPIKGYEGAASGVVPVMKLFEDSFSYSNQLGQRQGAGVVYLNVFHPDIEMFLSTKKENADEKVRVKTLSLGVVVPDKFYELARNNEDMYLFSPYSVEREYGVPFSYVDITKEYDNLVANPKIRKRKIKARDLENEISKLQQESGYPYIINIDTANRSNPAYGKIIMSNLCSEILQVQTPSVLNGKQEYETLGTDISCNLGSTNIVNLMDSPDFGKSVRAMTRALTFVTDASDIDVVPSIQNGNKLSHTIGLGAMGLHTFFAKNHMEYGSKDSLDFTNVYFTLLNYWTLVESNNIAKQYNETFHNFDKSDYANGSYFDKYIEGDFTPQSDKVKEIFKDIFVPSPEDWADLRDAVKKDGLYHQNRLAVAPNGSISYINDTSASIHPITRMIEERQEKKIGKIYYPAPYLANDTIPYYTSAYDMDMRKVIDVYATAQQHVDQGMSLTLFMRSEIPEGLYEWKDSPKQTTRDLNILRHYAFHKGVKSIYYVRTFTDDAEEIGSNQCESCVI; this is encoded by the coding sequence TTGAGTCTAAAAGAAATTAAAGATGTCAGCTATTTTAAGCTGAATAACGAGATCAATCGTCCTGTAGATGGGCAAATCCCTTTACATAAGGATAAAGAAGCTTTGGAAGCCTTTTTCCAAGAAAATGTTCTTCCTAACACAAGAACCTTCAATACTATAGAAGAAAAAATCAATTATTTGATTGAAAATGATTACTTAGAAACAGCATTTATTGAAAAATATTCTATGGCCTTTATTGAAAAATTATACACATTTCTTGATGAACAACAGTTTGAATTCAAATCATTTATGGCTGCTTACAAGTTTTATTCACAATATGCCCTTAAAAATAATGCAGGAACAGAATACTTAGAGAGTTATGAAGACCGTGTAGCTTTCAACGCGTTATACTTTGCTGATGGCAATGAGGAATTAGCCTTAGTTCTAGCTGACGAAATGATCCATCAACGTTACCAACCAGCAACGCCTTCTTTCTTAAACGCTGGACGTAAACGCCGTGGTGAGCTTGTTTCTTGTTTCTTGATCCAAGTAACAGATGATATGAACAGCATTGGCCGTTCAATCAACTCAGCCTTACAATTATCACGTATTGGTGGCGGTGTGGGAATCACACTAGCGAACTTGCGTGAAGCAGGCGCTCCGATCAAAGGCTACGAAGGAGCTGCCAGCGGCGTGGTTCCTGTTATGAAATTGTTCGAAGATAGCTTTAGCTACTCTAATCAATTAGGTCAACGTCAAGGTGCTGGAGTTGTTTACCTAAACGTTTTCCATCCAGATATCGAAATGTTCCTTTCAACGAAAAAAGAAAATGCGGATGAAAAAGTTCGTGTGAAGACTCTTTCTTTAGGTGTTGTGGTTCCTGATAAATTTTATGAACTAGCTCGTAACAACGAAGACATGTATCTATTTAGCCCATATAGTGTTGAACGTGAATACGGTGTACCGTTCTCTTATGTTGATATTACAAAAGAATACGATAATCTAGTAGCTAATCCTAAGATTCGTAAACGTAAAATCAAAGCCCGTGATCTAGAAAATGAAATTTCTAAATTACAACAAGAATCTGGTTACCCATATATCATCAACATTGATACAGCCAACAGAAGCAATCCAGCTTATGGCAAAATCATCATGAGTAACTTATGTTCAGAAATCTTACAAGTTCAAACACCATCTGTTTTAAATGGCAAACAAGAATATGAAACACTTGGTACAGATATCAGTTGTAACTTAGGTTCAACTAATATCGTTAACTTGATGGACAGCCCAGACTTTGGTAAATCGGTTCGTGCCATGACTCGTGCCTTAACATTTGTAACAGATGCTTCTGATATCGATGTCGTCCCTTCTATTCAAAACGGAAACAAACTAAGTCACACAATTGGACTTGGTGCAATGGGTCTCCATACGTTCTTTGCCAAAAATCATATGGAATATGGTTCAAAAGATTCACTAGATTTTACTAATGTGTACTTTACTTTATTAAATTACTGGACATTAGTTGAAAGTAATAATATCGCTAAACAATACAATGAAACCTTCCATAATTTCGATAAATCCGATTATGCTAATGGTTCATACTTTGATAAATATATCGAAGGAGATTTCACTCCTCAATCAGATAAAGTCAAAGAAATCTTTAAAGATATCTTTGTCCCAAGTCCTGAAGACTGGGCGGATTTACGTGATGCAGTGAAAAAAGACGGTTTATATCACCAAAATCGTTTAGCGGTAGCACCTAATGGTTCTATCTCGTATATCAACGATACAAGTGCTAGTATCCACCCAATCACTCGTATGATCGAAGAACGTCAAGAAAAGAAAATCGGTAAAATTTACTACCCTGCTCCTTATCTAGCAAATGATACGATTCCTTATTACACATCAGCTTACGATATGGACATGCGTAAAGTTATCGACGTCTATGCGACAGCACAACAACATGTGGATCAAGGAATGAGTTTAACCTTATTTATGCGTTCTGAAATTCCTGAAGGTTTATATGAATGGAAAGATTCACCAAAACAAACAACACGTGATCTGAATATTTTACGTCACTATGCTTTCCATAAAGGCGTTAAATCAATTTATTATGTACGAACATTTACTGACGATGCTGAAGAAATCGGCAGCAACCAATGTGAAAGTTGTGTCATCTAG
- the nrdF gene encoding class 1b ribonucleoside-diphosphate reductase subunit beta encodes MATYYEAINWNAIEDVIDKSTWEKLTEQFWLDTRIPLSNDLDDWRTLSDLEKTTVGYVFGGLTLLDTVQSESGMEQLRNDVRTPHEEAVLNNIQFMESVHAKSYSSIFSTLNTKKEIDEIFEWTNTNIYLQTKAEKINEIYKNGTPLEKKVASVFLETFLFYSGFYTPLYYLGNNKLANVAEIIKLIIRDESVHGTYIGYKFQLGFNELTEAEQSDMKDWMYNLLYELYENEERYTEQLYDELGWTEEVKTFLRYNANKALMNLGMDPLFADTANDVNPIVMNGISTGTSNHDFFSQVGNGYLLGTVEAMKDDDYLIGMD; translated from the coding sequence ATGGCAACATATTATGAAGCGATCAACTGGAACGCTATTGAAGATGTTATCGACAAGTCTACTTGGGAAAAACTAACTGAGCAATTTTGGTTAGATACTCGTATTCCTTTGTCTAACGATCTTGATGACTGGAGAACTCTTTCAGATCTTGAAAAAACCACTGTAGGGTATGTTTTTGGTGGTTTGACACTACTAGATACCGTTCAATCCGAAAGTGGAATGGAACAGCTGAGAAATGATGTCCGCACACCACATGAAGAAGCTGTCTTAAACAATATCCAATTTATGGAATCTGTTCATGCTAAAAGTTATTCATCTATTTTTAGTACGTTAAACACTAAAAAAGAAATCGATGAAATTTTCGAATGGACAAATACAAATATTTACTTACAAACAAAAGCTGAAAAAATCAATGAAATCTATAAAAATGGAACACCATTAGAAAAGAAAGTTGCTAGTGTATTTTTAGAAACATTCTTATTCTATTCTGGTTTCTACACTCCTCTTTACTACTTAGGGAATAATAAATTAGCAAACGTTGCCGAAATCATCAAATTGATCATTCGTGATGAATCTGTCCACGGAACATATATTGGCTATAAATTCCAATTAGGTTTCAACGAACTTACTGAAGCAGAACAAAGTGATATGAAAGACTGGATGTACAATCTTCTTTATGAACTATACGAAAATGAAGAACGTTATACAGAACAGTTATATGATGAGCTAGGATGGACTGAGGAAGTGAAAACCTTCTTACGTTACAATGCTAATAAAGCCTTGATGAACCTTGGTATGGACCCATTATTTGCGGATACAGCGAATGATGTTAACCCAATCGTTATGAACGGTATCTCTACTGGTACAAGCAATCACGATTTCTTCTCACAAGTCGGCAATGGTTACCTACTAGGGACTGTTGAAGCAATGAAAGATGACGATTATTTGATCGGTATGGATTAA